The following proteins are encoded in a genomic region of Verrucomicrobiota bacterium:
- a CDS encoding ATP-binding protein: MFIERTLGKYLEESFHQFPVITITGPRQSGKTTLCRHVFKKLPYVNLERLSEREFAREDPEGFLQRFPEGAIIDEIQNVPEILSEIQVVVDQAQRNGMFVLTGSQQYSLREALSQSLAGRTALFRLLPFALEELGKSRTNLSIDQLLYTGGFPRIYEQNLSPTQALGDYFETYVQRDLLQVSSIKNLDAFVRLTRLCAGRVGQMLNMQSLGSEVGVSQTTVKEWISLLESGYILFRLSPYHANIGKRLVKTPKLYFHDVGLVSYLLGIENPRHLESHPLRGQLFENLVVSELVKKRYHRGQRPDLHFYRDNIGNEVDVVWKEDEWNLLEIKSALTVTKEFNKGFNAWDRAHKTTTPEKVLVTGGEQDYTRSGIRVVGYRNFLV; this comes from the coding sequence ATCGAGCGAACACTGGGAAAGTACTTGGAAGAAAGTTTCCATCAGTTCCCTGTAATCACCATTACCGGTCCCCGGCAGTCAGGAAAAACAACCCTGTGCCGTCACGTCTTCAAAAAGTTGCCTTACGTCAATCTGGAACGTTTGTCGGAGCGGGAATTTGCCCGGGAAGATCCCGAGGGTTTTCTGCAACGATTTCCCGAAGGCGCCATTATCGACGAGATCCAGAATGTACCTGAAATCCTATCAGAGATTCAAGTCGTAGTCGACCAAGCCCAGCGAAATGGGATGTTTGTTTTGACCGGCAGCCAGCAATATTCATTGCGGGAAGCGCTCAGCCAATCACTCGCAGGACGAACCGCGTTGTTCCGCCTGCTGCCGTTCGCCTTGGAGGAGCTGGGAAAAAGCAGAACAAACCTTTCAATCGACCAACTGCTCTATACGGGTGGGTTTCCCCGTATCTACGAGCAGAACCTGTCACCAACGCAAGCGCTCGGCGATTACTTCGAAACCTATGTGCAAAGAGATTTGCTGCAGGTCAGCAGTATCAAAAACCTGGATGCGTTCGTGAGGTTAACTCGTCTTTGCGCCGGTCGTGTAGGACAGATGCTCAACATGCAAAGCCTGGGTAGTGAAGTGGGGGTTTCGCAGACAACGGTAAAAGAATGGATCAGCTTGCTGGAAAGCGGCTACATCCTGTTTCGTCTTTCGCCCTATCACGCCAATATAGGCAAGCGCTTGGTGAAAACTCCCAAACTCTATTTCCACGATGTGGGCTTAGTTTCCTACTTGCTGGGAATCGAAAATCCGCGGCATCTGGAATCGCATCCTCTTCGCGGGCAATTATTCGAAAATCTTGTGGTCAGTGAATTGGTAAAAAAGCGATACCACCGAGGTCAACGACCCGATTTGCATTTCTATCGGGACAACATTGGCAATGAAGTGGACGTCGTTTGGAAAGAAGATGAGTGGAACTTGCTGGAAATCAAATCCGCTCTCACAGTGACGAAGGAATTCAATAAAGGATTCAACGCGTGGGATCGTGCTCATAAAACAACTACACCAGAAAAGGTTTTGGTTACCGGAGGCGAACAAGATTACACCAGGAGCGGCATCCGTGTTGTCGGATACAGGAATTTCCTGGTTTAA